In one window of Aphidius gifuensis isolate YNYX2018 linkage group LG4, ASM1490517v1, whole genome shotgun sequence DNA:
- the LOC122856022 gene encoding AMP deaminase 2 isoform X8 encodes MFACAIDSKRWQRDNNILLKAAKDLEERRSHYEPSIGPGPDDLDHFNIEENDFVPHFQRVSISGEDTSGVPLEDLEEASQMLVKALDIREKYMYNSKQTFPSITSKFLRSIDKRPLNADDEVQHDDRMAIADHPVHAPASRDPWELEFPPSKNYIISPVNGVFNVYENKDDVKNGKPLPYTYPDLGHFVGDMNVLCAMIADGPLKSFCYRRLSYLSSKFQLHVLLNELRELASQKAVPHRDFYNIRKVDTHIHAASCMNQKHLLRFIKKTLKNHADEVVTCSKNGEKMTLREVFQSMNLTTYDLSVDMLDVHADRNTFHRFDKFNAKYNPIGESRLREVFLKTDNYLDGKYFARIIKEVSSDLEESKYQNAELRLSIYGKSPDEWDKLANWAIKGDVHSDNIRWLIQIPRLYDIFKLNKLMVNFQEIINNIFLPLFEVTNDPNSHPNLHKFLQYVIGFDSVDDESKPENPLFDKDVCPPQEWNDIENPPYGYYQYYTYANMTVLNHFRSERGFNTFVLRPHCGEAGPIQHLVCGFMMAENISHGLLLRKVPVLQYLYYLAQIGIAMSPLSNNSLFLNYHRNPLPEYLARGLCISLSTDDPLQFHFTKEPLMEEYSIAAQVWKLSSCDMCELARNSVIMSGFPHKSKQYWLGPNYTKEGVAGNDITRTNVPDIRVAYRYETLLDELSNIFKVVEKQPVVIF; translated from the exons ATGTTTGCATGCGCAATTGATTCAAAAAGATGGCAAAGAGAcaataatatacttttaaa AGCTGCAAAAGATCTTGAAGAACGTCGTAGTCATTATGAGCCATCAATTGGACCTGGACCAGATGATTTggatcattttaatattgaagaaaatgatTTTGTGCCACATTTTCAACGTGTATCAATATCTGGTGAAGATACATCAGGT GTACCATTGGAAGACTTGGAGGAAGCATCACAAATGCTTGTCAAGGCACTCGATATACGtgaaaaatacatgtataattCAAAGCAAACATTTCCATCGataacatcaaaatttttaagaagTATTGACAAACGGCCATTGAATGCAGATGACGAAGTACAGCATGATGATCGAATGGCAATTgctg aTCATCCAGTTCATGCACCAGCATCAAGAGATCCATGGGAACTTGAATTTCCtccttcaaaaaattatataatatcacCAGTAAATGGTGTATTTAATGTTTATGAAAACAAAGATGATGTTAAAAATGGAAAACCATTGCCATATACATATCCAGATCTTGGACATTTTGTTGGTGATATGAATGTACTTTGTGCAATGATTGCTGATGGtccattaaaatcattttgcTACAGACGTTTAAGTTATTTATCATCGAAATTTCAATtacatgtattattaaatgaattacgTGAATTGGCTAGTCAAAAAGCTGTACCACACAgagatttttataatattagaaAAGTTGATACACATATACATGCAGCATCATGTATGAatcaaaaacatttattacgttttattaaaaaaacattaaaaaatcatgCTGATGAAGTTGTAACTTGTTCAAAAAATGGTGAAAAAATGACACTACGTGAAGTATTTCAATCAATGAATTTAACAACATATGATTTGAGTGTTGATATGCTTGATGTACATGCTGATAGAAATACATTTCAtagatttgataaatttaatgcaaAATATAATCCAATTGGTGAAAGTCGTTTACGtgaagtatttttaaaaacagatAATTATCTTGATGGTAAATATTTTGCACGTATTATCAAAGAAGTATCAAGTGATTTGGAAgaatcaaaatatcaaaatgccGAATTACGTTTATCAATATACGGCAAAAGTCCAGATGAATGGGATAAATTAGCAAATTGGGCAATAAAGGGTGATGTACATTCTGATAATATAAGATGGCTCATACAAATACCACGTttatatgatatatttaaactcaataaattaatggttaattttcaagaaataattaacaatatttttttgcctCTATTTGAAGTTACAAATGATCCAAATTCACATccaaatttacataaatttctTCAGTATGTCATTGGTTTTGATTCAGTTGATGATGAAAGTAAACCAGAAAATCCTTTATTTGATAAAGATGTATGTCCACCACAAGAATGGAATGACATTGAAAATCCACCATATggatattatcaatattatacatATGCAAATATGACTGTTCTCAATCATTTTAGATC agaaaGAGGCTTCAATACATTTGTTCTTCGTCCTCATTGTGGTGAAGCTGGTCCAATTCAACATCTTGTTTGTGGTTTTATGATGGCTGAAAATATATCACATGGTTTATTGTTACGTAAAGTTCCAGtacttcaatatttatattatcttgCCCAAATTGGTATTGCCATGTCACCATTGAGCAacaattctttatttttaaattaccataGAAATCCATTACCAGAATATTTAGCACGTGGTTTATGTATTAGTTTATCAACTGATGATCCATtacaatttcattttacaaag gaACCTTTGATGGAGGAATACAGTATTGCTGCACAAGTTTGGAAACTTAGCTCATGTGATATGTGTGAGCTTGCAAGAAATTCAGTAATTATGAGTGGATTTCCTCACAAg agtAAACAATACTGGCTGGGACCAAATTATACAAAAGAAGGTGTTGCTGGTAATGATATAACACGAACAAATGTACCAGATATTCGTGTTGCCTATCGATATGAAACACTTCTTGATGaattgtcaaatatttttaaagtcgTTGAAAAACAACcggttgttattttttaa
- the LOC122856022 gene encoding AMP deaminase 2 isoform X7: MFACAIDSKRWQRDNNILLKAAKDLEERRSHYEPSIGPGPDDLDHFNIEENDFVPHFQRVSISGEDTSGVPLEDLEEASQMLVKALDIREKYMYNSKQTFPSITSKFLRSIDKRPLNADDEVQHDDRMAIAENQNLSTSDGQQLFETRSDADIDALIKHVNYTDHPVHAPASRDPWELEFPPSKNYIISPVNGVFNVYENKDDVKNGKPLPYTYPDLGHFVGDMNVLCAMIADGPLKSFCYRRLSYLSSKFQLHVLLNELRELASQKAVPHRDFYNIRKVDTHIHAASCMNQKHLLRFIKKTLKNHADEVVTCSKNGEKMTLREVFQSMNLTTYDLSVDMLDVHADRNTFHRFDKFNAKYNPIGESRLREVFLKTDNYLDGKYFARIIKEVSSDLEESKYQNAELRLSIYGKSPDEWDKLANWAIKGDVHSDNIRWLIQIPRLYDIFKLNKLMVNFQEIINNIFLPLFEVTNDPNSHPNLHKFLQYVIGFDSVDDESKPENPLFDKDVCPPQEWNDIENPPYGYYQYYTYANMTVLNHFRSERGFNTFVLRPHCGEAGPIQHLVCGFMMAENISHGLLLRKVPVLQYLYYLAQIGIAMSPLSNNSLFLNYHRNPLPEYLARGLCISLSTDDPLQFHFTKEPLMEEYSIAAQVWKLSSCDMCELARNSVIMSGFPHKSKQYWLGPNYTKEGVAGNDITRTNVPDIRVAYRYETLLDELSNIFKVVEKQPVVIF; encoded by the exons ATGTTTGCATGCGCAATTGATTCAAAAAGATGGCAAAGAGAcaataatatacttttaaa AGCTGCAAAAGATCTTGAAGAACGTCGTAGTCATTATGAGCCATCAATTGGACCTGGACCAGATGATTTggatcattttaatattgaagaaaatgatTTTGTGCCACATTTTCAACGTGTATCAATATCTGGTGAAGATACATCAGGT GTACCATTGGAAGACTTGGAGGAAGCATCACAAATGCTTGTCAAGGCACTCGATATACGtgaaaaatacatgtataattCAAAGCAAACATTTCCATCGataacatcaaaatttttaagaagTATTGACAAACGGCCATTGAATGCAGATGACGAAGTACAGCATGATGATCGAATGGCAATTgctg aaaatcaaaatttatcaacaagtgATGGTCAACAACTTTTTGAGACTCGATCTGATGCTGACATTGATGCTCTTATTAAACACGTCAATTATACAG aTCATCCAGTTCATGCACCAGCATCAAGAGATCCATGGGAACTTGAATTTCCtccttcaaaaaattatataatatcacCAGTAAATGGTGTATTTAATGTTTATGAAAACAAAGATGATGTTAAAAATGGAAAACCATTGCCATATACATATCCAGATCTTGGACATTTTGTTGGTGATATGAATGTACTTTGTGCAATGATTGCTGATGGtccattaaaatcattttgcTACAGACGTTTAAGTTATTTATCATCGAAATTTCAATtacatgtattattaaatgaattacgTGAATTGGCTAGTCAAAAAGCTGTACCACACAgagatttttataatattagaaAAGTTGATACACATATACATGCAGCATCATGTATGAatcaaaaacatttattacgttttattaaaaaaacattaaaaaatcatgCTGATGAAGTTGTAACTTGTTCAAAAAATGGTGAAAAAATGACACTACGTGAAGTATTTCAATCAATGAATTTAACAACATATGATTTGAGTGTTGATATGCTTGATGTACATGCTGATAGAAATACATTTCAtagatttgataaatttaatgcaaAATATAATCCAATTGGTGAAAGTCGTTTACGtgaagtatttttaaaaacagatAATTATCTTGATGGTAAATATTTTGCACGTATTATCAAAGAAGTATCAAGTGATTTGGAAgaatcaaaatatcaaaatgccGAATTACGTTTATCAATATACGGCAAAAGTCCAGATGAATGGGATAAATTAGCAAATTGGGCAATAAAGGGTGATGTACATTCTGATAATATAAGATGGCTCATACAAATACCACGTttatatgatatatttaaactcaataaattaatggttaattttcaagaaataattaacaatatttttttgcctCTATTTGAAGTTACAAATGATCCAAATTCACATccaaatttacataaatttctTCAGTATGTCATTGGTTTTGATTCAGTTGATGATGAAAGTAAACCAGAAAATCCTTTATTTGATAAAGATGTATGTCCACCACAAGAATGGAATGACATTGAAAATCCACCATATggatattatcaatattatacatATGCAAATATGACTGTTCTCAATCATTTTAGATC agaaaGAGGCTTCAATACATTTGTTCTTCGTCCTCATTGTGGTGAAGCTGGTCCAATTCAACATCTTGTTTGTGGTTTTATGATGGCTGAAAATATATCACATGGTTTATTGTTACGTAAAGTTCCAGtacttcaatatttatattatcttgCCCAAATTGGTATTGCCATGTCACCATTGAGCAacaattctttatttttaaattaccataGAAATCCATTACCAGAATATTTAGCACGTGGTTTATGTATTAGTTTATCAACTGATGATCCATtacaatttcattttacaaag gaACCTTTGATGGAGGAATACAGTATTGCTGCACAAGTTTGGAAACTTAGCTCATGTGATATGTGTGAGCTTGCAAGAAATTCAGTAATTATGAGTGGATTTCCTCACAAg agtAAACAATACTGGCTGGGACCAAATTATACAAAAGAAGGTGTTGCTGGTAATGATATAACACGAACAAATGTACCAGATATTCGTGTTGCCTATCGATATGAAACACTTCTTGATGaattgtcaaatatttttaaagtcgTTGAAAAACAACcggttgttattttttaa